From the Martelella mediterranea DSM 17316 genome, one window contains:
- a CDS encoding ABC transporter permease has product MSNPGLSSVPRLVATRVARLAAVLLLVAVVAFALAKISPVDPVNAYLGIDIARVGPEQRALIAARWGLDQPPLAQFTLWVRNLLHGDLGYSMIYNAPVSEVIAARFWTSLPLVGLAWLFSGIFGFALGVVAGANSGSWADRVIRLYAYFLSSAPTFWIAILLLIVFSVELGWAPVCCAGPLGVVPADVTFAERLQHLALPLAALTLLGVAQVALHTRAKIAEILQLDAALYARAQGAGKWDVVLRHGVRNAALPAITILFASLGELFGGSILAEQVFAYPGLGQAAVAAGVRGDVPLLLAITLFLTLFVSVGNMIADMLYHLVDPRIREAEFTAGGAHG; this is encoded by the coding sequence GTGAGTAATCCCGGCTTGAGCTCCGTCCCAAGGTTGGTGGCCACGCGCGTCGCGCGGCTTGCGGCCGTGCTTCTTCTCGTGGCCGTCGTCGCCTTCGCGCTCGCCAAAATCTCCCCGGTCGATCCGGTCAATGCCTATCTCGGCATCGATATCGCCCGGGTGGGGCCGGAACAGCGCGCCTTGATCGCGGCGCGCTGGGGGCTCGACCAGCCGCCCTTGGCGCAATTCACGCTCTGGGTGCGCAACCTGTTGCACGGCGATCTCGGCTATTCGATGATCTACAATGCGCCGGTTTCGGAGGTGATTGCCGCGCGGTTCTGGACCTCGCTGCCGCTTGTGGGTCTGGCATGGTTGTTTTCAGGCATTTTCGGCTTTGCGCTTGGCGTTGTCGCGGGCGCGAATTCGGGTTCCTGGGCCGACCGGGTGATCCGGCTCTACGCCTATTTCCTCTCCTCCGCGCCGACCTTCTGGATCGCGATCCTGCTCTTGATCGTATTCTCCGTCGAGCTCGGCTGGGCGCCGGTCTGTTGCGCCGGACCGCTCGGCGTCGTGCCCGCCGATGTCACCTTCGCCGAGCGGTTGCAGCATCTCGCCCTGCCGCTCGCGGCTCTCACCCTGCTCGGCGTGGCGCAGGTCGCGCTGCACACGCGGGCCAAGATCGCCGAGATCCTGCAGCTTGACGCCGCCCTATACGCCCGCGCCCAGGGGGCGGGCAAATGGGACGTCGTGCTCCGGCACGGGGTGCGCAACGCGGCGCTGCCGGCGATCACCATCCTGTTCGCCTCGCTTGGAGAACTGTTTGGCGGCTCGATCCTGGCGGAACAGGTCTTCGCCTATCCGGGTCTCGGCCAGGCCGCCGTTGCTGCCGGCGTGCGGGGCGACGTGCCGCTGCTGCTCGCCATTACCCTGTTCCTCACCTTGTTCGTGTCGGTCGGCAACATGATCGCCGACATGCTCTATCATCTCGTTGATCCGCGGATCCGGGAGGCGGAATTCACGGCGGGAGGCGCGCATGGCTGA
- a CDS encoding ABC transporter permease codes for MAETLHQPVPEPMILPRMGNRVWTLSFASLGLALILFVPVAVQMAGSAGVAPDFAARLSPPDWQHWFGTDQMGHDMLARTLKGLNTSLWVGLVASTCSVLIATVLAIVSIVGGKWVDGLVSLLVDAAIGLPHLVLLILICFALGGGPVAVTLAVALTHWPRLTRILRAEVLQIRQAPYVVAARHFGRSWASIAFGHILPHLLPQMLVGLVLMFPHAILHEASLTFLGFGLDPTRPAIGVMLADSMRYLTAGKWWLGLFPGLCLLALVLCFDAVGNGLRLILDPRTAET; via the coding sequence ATGGCTGAAACCCTCCACCAGCCGGTGCCGGAACCGATGATCCTGCCGCGCATGGGCAACAGGGTCTGGACGCTGTCGTTCGCTTCGCTCGGGCTGGCGCTGATCCTGTTCGTTCCCGTTGCCGTGCAGATGGCGGGATCGGCGGGTGTGGCCCCCGATTTCGCCGCCCGGCTGTCGCCGCCCGACTGGCAGCACTGGTTCGGAACCGACCAGATGGGGCACGACATGTTGGCGCGCACGTTGAAGGGCCTCAACACCAGTCTCTGGGTCGGGCTTGTGGCCTCGACCTGTTCGGTGCTGATCGCCACGGTTCTGGCGATCGTCTCCATCGTCGGCGGCAAGTGGGTCGACGGGCTGGTGTCGCTTCTGGTGGATGCCGCCATCGGCCTGCCGCATCTGGTGCTGCTGATCCTGATCTGCTTTGCGCTCGGCGGCGGACCGGTTGCCGTGACGCTCGCGGTCGCGCTGACCCACTGGCCGCGCCTGACGCGGATATTGCGCGCCGAAGTGCTGCAGATCCGGCAGGCGCCCTATGTCGTCGCGGCCCGCCATTTCGGCAGGTCCTGGGCGTCGATCGCATTTGGGCACATCCTGCCGCATCTGCTGCCGCAGATGCTGGTCGGCCTAGTCCTGATGTTTCCACACGCGATCCTGCACGAGGCGAGCCTGACCTTCCTCGGGTTCGGCCTTGATCCGACGCGACCGGCGATCGGCGTGATGCTGGCGGATTCGATGCGTTACCTGACCGCCGGAAAATGGTGGCTGGGCCTGTTTCCCGGCCTCTGCCTGCTGGCGCTGGTGCTGTGCTTCGATGCCGTCGGCAACGGCCTTCGTCTGATTCTCGATCCAAGGACGGCAGAGACATGA
- a CDS encoding ATP-binding cassette domain-containing protein → MTLLSFHDFGIGFRRYSGLLSTREVPVVNGIGFTVRRGEVVALIGASGGGKSLIAHALFGVLPPNACTTGAIRFEGRVVDERSRPSLLGRRMALMPQSVSHLDPMARCISQLRWAARRAGAAADDARLAATLAQFGLGAEAGNAFPHQLSGGMARRMLMAIATIGDPDLIVADEPTSGLDDDNADIVLARLRKLAGDGKGVLLVTHSLASALAYADRVCLIRDGRLEGEEDAAGFSGGGGGLRTAYARVLWRALPQNEFRGGDHA, encoded by the coding sequence ATGACGCTCCTTTCCTTCCACGATTTCGGCATCGGCTTTCGCCGCTACAGCGGCCTGCTTTCGACGCGGGAGGTGCCGGTGGTCAACGGTATCGGCTTTACCGTGCGGCGCGGCGAGGTGGTGGCCTTGATCGGCGCTTCCGGCGGCGGCAAGAGCCTGATCGCTCATGCACTGTTCGGTGTGCTGCCGCCCAATGCTTGCACAACAGGTGCGATCCGCTTTGAGGGCCGGGTGGTCGATGAGCGCAGCCGCCCATCGCTGCTGGGACGACGCATGGCGCTGATGCCGCAATCGGTGAGCCATCTCGATCCGATGGCGCGTTGCATCAGCCAGCTTCGCTGGGCGGCGCGGCGGGCGGGTGCTGCGGCGGATGATGCCCGCCTTGCCGCGACGCTCGCGCAGTTCGGGCTCGGGGCTGAGGCGGGCAACGCCTTCCCCCACCAGCTTTCCGGCGGCATGGCGCGGCGCATGCTGATGGCGATCGCGACCATCGGCGATCCGGACCTGATCGTCGCGGACGAGCCCACCAGCGGGCTCGACGACGACAATGCCGATATCGTGCTGGCGCGGCTTCGCAAGCTTGCCGGCGACGGCAAGGGTGTTCTGCTGGTCACGCATTCGCTCGCCTCCGCGCTTGCCTATGCCGATCGGGTCTGCCTGATTCGCGATGGCCGGCTCGAGGGCGAGGAAGACGCCGCCGGATTTTCGGGCGGCGGCGGCGGGCTGCGCACGGCCTATGCCCGCGTGCTCTGGCGGGCACTGCCGCAGAACGAGTTTCGGGGTGGCGACCATGCTTGA
- a CDS encoding ABC transporter ATP-binding protein, with protein sequence MLEARRVRFGYGVRAPVVDGVDISIRPGEIVGLTGRSGAGKSTLGRLLAGYHRPAAGEVLVDGKAHAKGYNTVQYLHQSPIFAVDPRWTVGRIIAEGWSPDEETRQALGVSKSWYDRFPHEISGGELQRIAVLRALGPRTRYLVADEISAPLDPLTQAQIWDALIGAVRKRNLGMLVISHDRPLLARLSGRLVTL encoded by the coding sequence ATGCTTGAGGCGAGACGCGTTCGGTTCGGGTACGGCGTGCGCGCGCCGGTGGTCGACGGGGTCGATATTTCCATCCGCCCGGGCGAGATCGTCGGCCTCACCGGCCGGTCGGGCGCCGGCAAGTCGACGCTGGGGCGGCTTCTCGCCGGCTACCACAGGCCGGCCGCCGGCGAGGTGCTGGTCGATGGCAAGGCCCATGCGAAGGGCTACAACACGGTGCAGTATCTCCACCAGTCGCCGATCTTTGCCGTCGACCCGCGCTGGACGGTGGGCCGAATCATCGCGGAGGGCTGGTCGCCCGACGAGGAGACCCGGCAGGCGCTCGGCGTTTCGAAGAGTTGGTACGATCGTTTCCCGCACGAAATCTCGGGCGGGGAACTGCAGCGCATCGCGGTGCTGCGCGCGCTTGGCCCGCGCACAAGATACCTCGTGGCCGACGAGATCTCCGCGCCGCTCGATCCGCTGACCCAGGCCCAGATCTGGGACGCCCTCATCGGCGCGGTGCGCAAGCGCAATCTCGGCATGCTGGTCATCAGCCACGACCGTCCGCTGCTCGCCCGCCTGTCCGGGCGCCTCGTCACGCTTTGA
- the nikR gene encoding nickel-responsive transcriptional regulator NikR, translated as MQRVTVTLDDNLMDELDKVVRERGYQNRSEAIRDLTRAGMQQTLVDSGAVEECIGVLSYVYDHEARDLARRLTNTFHHDHDLSIVSTHVHLDHDRCLEVSILRGEPRMVKHLADHVITERHVLHGKLVLIPVEDNEAGGEGA; from the coding sequence ATGCAGCGCGTCACCGTAACCCTCGACGACAATCTGATGGACGAGTTGGACAAGGTCGTCCGTGAACGCGGCTACCAGAATCGATCGGAGGCGATCCGCGACCTGACGCGCGCCGGCATGCAGCAGACCCTCGTCGACAGCGGCGCGGTGGAAGAATGCATCGGCGTGCTGAGCTATGTCTATGACCACGAGGCGCGCGATCTGGCGCGCCGGCTGACAAACACCTTCCACCACGATCACGACCTCTCGATCGTCAGCACCCATGTTCATCTCGACCATGATCGTTGTCTGGAGGTCTCGATCCTCCGGGGCGAGCCGCGCATGGTGAAACATCTCGCCGACCACGTGATCACGGAGCGTCATGTGCTCCACGGCAAGCTGGTGCTGATACCGGTGGAGGACAATGAGGCGGGCGGCGAGGGCGCCTAA
- a CDS encoding FUSC family protein encodes MALAIIAPWVAGIAAGETAHGMVASFGAYLLGVSFPRLPPSGRVPLLLSSAIAISLFATLGASVSLGSGLFFAGAVIAALAQCLGELKGGYLRLPIALGALAYFLSVGQVPAGGIPAYGLSFLAGTLWAGIFVSLAIPLAVSPPESGRLALAADSGQRRFAAGMVGVALAGSGLACFLPGSHPCWLPAAGLRVMKPTRQQTLYRMKARGLGTTLGAAAGGLILGLSPIPWLHAALVGGLVFTMLMIGAKKYAPWSFCLTAIALAFNLQADGSVLEITANRVLLTIGGIALAALILPLLTNARKS; translated from the coding sequence ATGGCGCTGGCCATTATCGCTCCTTGGGTTGCGGGCATTGCCGCGGGCGAAACCGCGCACGGCATGGTTGCTTCCTTCGGGGCCTATCTGCTTGGCGTTTCGTTTCCCCGCCTTCCGCCCTCCGGCCGCGTTCCGCTGTTGCTTTCCTCGGCCATCGCCATCAGCCTGTTCGCAACGCTGGGCGCTTCCGTTTCGCTGGGATCCGGCCTGTTTTTTGCCGGTGCGGTGATCGCGGCGCTGGCGCAATGCCTCGGCGAATTGAAGGGCGGCTATCTTCGCCTGCCGATCGCCCTTGGCGCGCTCGCCTATTTTCTCTCGGTCGGTCAGGTGCCGGCCGGAGGGATTCCCGCCTATGGCCTGAGCTTTCTCGCCGGAACGCTCTGGGCAGGCATTTTCGTCAGCCTCGCCATTCCCCTGGCCGTCTCCCCGCCCGAAAGCGGGAGGCTCGCCCTTGCGGCGGATTCCGGCCAGCGGCGGTTTGCCGCCGGCATGGTCGGCGTTGCGCTTGCGGGAAGCGGCCTCGCCTGCTTCCTGCCCGGCTCCCATCCGTGCTGGCTTCCGGCGGCCGGCCTCAGGGTGATGAAGCCGACGCGTCAGCAGACGCTCTACCGGATGAAGGCACGGGGCCTCGGCACCACGCTCGGCGCCGCAGCCGGCGGGCTGATCCTCGGCCTGTCTCCCATCCCGTGGCTCCATGCCGCGCTTGTGGGCGGGCTCGTTTTCACGATGCTGATGATCGGCGCCAAGAAATATGCGCCGTGGTCGTTCTGCCTGACCGCCATCGCCCTGGCCTTCAATCTGCAGGCCGATGGCAGCGTTCTCGAGATCACGGCGAACCGCGTGCTGCTGACGATCGGCGGGATCGCGCTTGCCGCGCTGATATTGCCGCTACTGACGAACGCCAGAAAATCCTGA
- a CDS encoding urease subunit gamma has product MHFTPREIDKLMIYTLAQVAQQRKDQGLKLNHPETVSLISVAALNGARAGKTVEEVMEIARKEITRDDVMEGVVDMIPYVQVEAVFTDGSRLVTIHDPIQ; this is encoded by the coding sequence ATGCATTTCACGCCTCGAGAGATCGACAAGCTGATGATCTACACGCTCGCGCAGGTCGCGCAGCAGCGCAAGGATCAGGGCCTGAAGCTCAACCATCCCGAAACCGTCTCGCTCATATCCGTGGCCGCGCTGAACGGCGCGCGCGCCGGCAAGACCGTCGAGGAGGTCATGGAAATCGCGCGCAAGGAAATCACGCGCGACGATGTGATGGAGGGGGTCGTCGACATGATCCCCTATGTCCAGGTGGAGGCCGTCTTCACCGATGGCAGCCGTCTCGTCACCATCCACGATCCGATCCAGTGA
- a CDS encoding urease subunit beta: MANEKKTPVGGLVLGKGDIEINAGYPTTTLKVRNTGDRPIQIGSHFHFFEVNAALEFDREQAFGKRLNIPATTALRFEPGDEKEVTLVPYQGKQRVLGFNGLVNGWVGDESYNDSRPRLVDAMERAERYGFKSSK, from the coding sequence ATGGCGAATGAAAAGAAAACCCCGGTCGGCGGACTGGTCCTCGGCAAGGGCGACATCGAGATCAATGCCGGCTATCCGACGACCACGCTCAAGGTGCGCAACACCGGCGACAGGCCGATCCAGATCGGTTCGCATTTCCACTTCTTCGAGGTCAATGCCGCACTGGAATTCGACCGCGAACAGGCGTTCGGCAAGCGCCTGAACATTCCTGCAACCACCGCCCTGCGTTTCGAGCCGGGCGATGAGAAAGAGGTCACCCTTGTTCCCTATCAGGGCAAGCAGCGGGTGCTTGGCTTCAACGGTCTCGTCAACGGCTGGGTCGGCGACGAGAGCTACAATGACAGCCGCCCGCGGCTGGTCGACGCGATGGAGCGCGCGGAACGCTACGGCTTCAAGTCGTCCAAGTGA
- a CDS encoding urease subunit alpha translates to MAKISRQQYSDLYGPTTGDKIRLGDTDLYIEIEKDLRVYGEEAVYGGGKTLRDGMGYDNELTNAAGAPDLVITNVTILDPVQGVIKADVGVKNGNICAIGKAGNPSTMSGVTPGLALGPGTDAISGEHLILTAGGIDAHVHFISPQQAEAALSNGVTTLFGGGIGPTDGTNGTTITPGTWNVEMMLRSFDGWPVNAGVLGKGNVSARLPIEEQLRAGVMGLKIHEDWGSTPEAIRTSLRVADEFDVQVCIHTDTLNEAGFVENTIAAFEGRTIHTYHTEGAGGGHAPDIIRVAGQSNVIPSSTNPTLPYGINSQAELFDMTMICHNLSPKIPTDVAFAESRVRPETIAAENVLHDLGAISILSSDSQAMGRVGENWARTIQTAHLMKDRMGAYDGDTSGNDNERVLRFVAKVTINPAIAQGVSHVIGSVEVGKMADLVLWEPAFFGAKPKMVIKGGLISWALMGDPNASLPTPQPVLYRPMFGAYGSALPKTRVTFTSLAGYEDGIVDRYQLQSQVVPVYGTRTISKSSMVRNSALPEIEVNPETFAVTVNGKHATVEPATTIPLNQLHFFS, encoded by the coding sequence ATGGCCAAGATTTCAAGACAGCAGTATTCCGACCTCTACGGTCCGACGACCGGCGACAAGATCCGCCTCGGCGACACCGATCTCTACATCGAGATCGAAAAGGACCTCCGGGTCTATGGCGAGGAAGCCGTCTATGGCGGCGGCAAGACACTGCGCGACGGCATGGGCTACGACAACGAGCTCACCAATGCCGCCGGCGCCCCGGACCTCGTCATCACCAACGTCACCATCCTCGACCCCGTGCAGGGCGTCATCAAGGCCGATGTCGGCGTCAAGAACGGCAATATCTGCGCCATCGGCAAGGCCGGCAACCCGTCCACCATGTCGGGCGTGACGCCCGGACTGGCGCTCGGGCCGGGTACCGACGCGATCTCCGGCGAGCACCTGATCCTGACGGCGGGGGGCATCGATGCCCACGTCCACTTCATCTCGCCCCAGCAGGCGGAAGCCGCGCTTTCCAACGGCGTCACCACGCTGTTCGGCGGCGGCATCGGCCCGACCGACGGCACCAATGGCACCACCATCACCCCCGGCACCTGGAATGTCGAGATGATGCTGCGCTCCTTCGACGGCTGGCCGGTCAATGCCGGCGTGCTGGGCAAGGGCAATGTCTCCGCCCGGCTGCCGATCGAGGAGCAACTGCGCGCCGGCGTCATGGGTCTGAAGATCCACGAGGACTGGGGCAGCACGCCGGAAGCGATCCGCACCTCGCTGCGCGTCGCCGATGAGTTCGACGTTCAGGTCTGCATCCATACCGATACGCTGAACGAGGCCGGCTTCGTCGAAAACACCATCGCCGCCTTCGAGGGCCGGACCATTCACACCTACCATACGGAAGGTGCGGGCGGCGGTCACGCGCCGGACATCATCCGGGTCGCCGGCCAGTCCAACGTCATTCCGAGCTCGACCAATCCGACGCTGCCCTATGGCATCAATTCGCAGGCCGAATTGTTCGACATGACGATGATCTGCCACAATCTCAGCCCCAAGATCCCGACCGACGTCGCGTTCGCCGAGAGCCGCGTGCGCCCGGAAACCATTGCTGCTGAAAACGTGCTGCACGATCTCGGCGCGATCTCGATCCTGTCGAGCGACAGCCAGGCCATGGGCCGCGTCGGCGAGAACTGGGCGCGCACGATCCAGACCGCGCATCTGATGAAGGACCGGATGGGCGCCTATGATGGCGACACGTCGGGTAATGACAACGAACGCGTGTTGCGCTTCGTCGCCAAGGTCACGATCAATCCGGCGATCGCGCAGGGCGTCAGCCATGTGATCGGCTCGGTGGAGGTCGGCAAGATGGCCGACCTCGTGCTCTGGGAGCCGGCCTTCTTCGGCGCCAAGCCGAAAATGGTGATCAAGGGCGGCCTCATCTCCTGGGCGCTGATGGGCGATCCGAACGCATCGCTGCCGACGCCGCAGCCGGTACTCTACCGTCCGATGTTCGGCGCCTACGGTTCGGCGCTGCCGAAGACCCGCGTCACCTTCACATCGCTGGCAGGCTATGAGGACGGCATCGTCGACCGCTACCAGCTCCAGTCGCAGGTGGTGCCGGTCTATGGCACGCGCACGATCAGCAAGAGCTCGATGGTGCGCAACAGCGCCCTGCCGGAGATCGAGGTCAACCCGGAGACCTTCGCAGTGACCGTCAACGGCAAGCACGCGACCGTCGAGCCGGCGACCACGATCCCGCTGAACCAGCTTCACTTCTTCAGCTGA
- the ureE gene encoding hypothetical protein (involved in the assembly of the urease metallocenter; possible nickel donor): MILVEKILGNLKDADWHKRSHDATVDYLALEQWEAPKNRLRKASEGGTELAISLPRSEHLHNDDVLYYDEASNTIIAARIALKEVMVIELEGLETLAPQEILRICFELGHGLGNQHWPAVIKGSTVYVPLSVDQKVMASVMKTHAFEGVKSHFAPGEEIAAKLDAREVRMLFAGADATPHHHHDHGHGHGDHHHH; encoded by the coding sequence ATGATCCTTGTCGAAAAAATCCTTGGCAACCTGAAGGATGCCGACTGGCACAAACGCTCCCACGACGCGACGGTCGACTATCTCGCGCTCGAACAGTGGGAAGCGCCTAAGAACCGCCTGCGCAAGGCGAGCGAGGGCGGAACCGAACTCGCGATCTCGCTGCCGCGCTCGGAGCATCTCCACAATGACGATGTCCTTTATTACGATGAGGCCAGCAACACCATCATCGCTGCCCGCATCGCGCTGAAGGAGGTCATGGTGATCGAGCTCGAAGGGCTCGAAACGCTGGCGCCGCAGGAAATCCTGCGGATCTGCTTCGAGCTGGGCCACGGGCTCGGAAACCAGCACTGGCCGGCAGTCATCAAGGGCAGCACCGTCTATGTGCCGCTCTCCGTCGACCAGAAGGTCATGGCCTCGGTGATGAAGACCCATGCCTTTGAGGGCGTGAAGAGCCATTTCGCGCCGGGCGAGGAAATCGCCGCCAAGCTCGACGCGCGCGAGGTGCGCATGCTCTTTGCCGGGGCCGATGCGACGCCGCATCACCACCATGACCATGGTCACGGCCATGGCGACCATCACCACCACTGA
- a CDS encoding urease accessory protein UreF, with translation MADENSSRTGSADDMILLARLLQFSDSTLPVGAFAFSNGLESAIQTGVVADAASLERFVETVVRQASGMDGIAFLHAHRAARRGAYDAVLEADRELWNRRVGEEQQMMLARMGRKFAELSLKISTFPVLERWLADIKAGATPGCFPVGQAVALAHMGADEKQAFVVHQYGVAAMIMSAAVRLMRIDHLDTQRILFAVQGRVADDYARVSGLELDEMSGFAPVFDVLVAHHTRTHVRLFMN, from the coding sequence ATGGCAGATGAGAACAGCAGCAGGACAGGCTCGGCAGATGACATGATCCTGCTCGCGCGTCTTCTGCAGTTTTCGGATTCGACGTTGCCCGTTGGCGCGTTCGCCTTTTCCAACGGGCTGGAATCGGCGATCCAGACCGGCGTCGTCGCCGATGCGGCAAGCCTGGAGCGCTTCGTCGAGACGGTGGTGCGACAGGCCTCGGGCATGGATGGCATCGCTTTCCTCCATGCCCATCGCGCGGCCCGCCGCGGTGCCTATGACGCCGTGCTTGAGGCCGATCGGGAATTGTGGAACCGGCGCGTGGGCGAGGAGCAGCAGATGATGCTCGCCCGCATGGGCCGCAAGTTCGCGGAGCTTTCCCTGAAGATCAGCACGTTTCCCGTTCTCGAACGCTGGCTTGCCGATATCAAGGCCGGAGCGACGCCGGGCTGCTTCCCGGTCGGCCAGGCGGTGGCGCTGGCGCATATGGGCGCCGATGAGAAGCAGGCCTTCGTGGTCCATCAGTACGGCGTCGCGGCGATGATCATGAGTGCCGCGGTGCGGCTGATGCGGATCGATCATCTCGATACCCAGCGCATCCTGTTTGCCGTGCAGGGCCGCGTTGCGGACGATTACGCGCGCGTCAGCGGGCTGGAACTCGACGAAATGTCCGGCTTCGCGCCGGTCTTCGATGTCCTCGTCGCCCATCACACCAGAACCCATGTCCGGCTGTTCATGAACTGA
- the ureG gene encoding urease accessory protein UreG: MKKITRIGIGGPVGSGKTAVIETITPRLIELGVKPLIITNDVVTTEDAKQVRRTLKGVLVEEKIVGVETGACPHTAVREDPSMNIAAVEEMEEKYPDSDVILIESGGDNLTLTFSPALADFYIYVIDVAAGDKIPRKNGAGVCQSDILVINKTDLAPYVGADLGVMDRDSKLMRGKKPFVFTNCKTGEGVDELMKLIMDMALFDVTPASGQAAE; the protein is encoded by the coding sequence ATGAAGAAAATCACGCGTATCGGCATCGGCGGCCCGGTCGGATCGGGCAAGACGGCCGTGATCGAAACCATCACCCCGCGGCTGATCGAACTCGGCGTCAAGCCGCTGATCATCACCAATGACGTCGTCACCACCGAGGACGCCAAGCAGGTGCGTCGCACGCTGAAGGGCGTGCTGGTCGAGGAAAAGATCGTCGGCGTGGAAACCGGCGCCTGCCCGCATACCGCGGTGCGCGAGGACCCGTCGATGAACATCGCCGCGGTCGAGGAAATGGAGGAGAAATATCCCGACAGCGACGTGATCCTGATCGAATCGGGCGGCGACAACCTGACGCTGACCTTCAGCCCGGCGCTCGCCGATTTCTACATCTACGTCATCGACGTCGCCGCCGGCGACAAGATCCCGCGCAAGAACGGCGCCGGCGTCTGCCAGTCGGATATCCTGGTGATCAACAAGACCGATCTCGCGCCTTACGTCGGCGCCGACCTCGGCGTCATGGACCGGGATTCCAAGCTGATGCGCGGCAAGAAGCCGTTCGTGTTCACCAATTGCAAGACCGGCGAGGGCGTGGACGAACTGATGAAGCTGATCATGGATATGGCGCTGTTCGACGTGACGCCCGCCTCCGGCCAAGCCGCCGAGTGA